Part of the Labilibaculum antarcticum genome, TTTAATCATGGCATATAGGAATAGTTTTATTACTATAACTTTTAATTTTGAAAAGGATGACAAAAATCCCGAAGCTTAAAATTATTGAAGGCTTAAAAAGGAGTTAAATGCGCCAAATTGGTTCATTACAATAGAAAAACAGCTAATGGCCTGATTAAGCATTATCTCAGTCTTTTTACTAGCAAATTACAGGAGTTTTTTAAGATTATAGGCACAGGCAGACATGTGCATTACTTTGTTGGACTGAAAACCTTTATGAAATAAATAATACAGCAATTATCTTATTTTCTTGAATTAATGGTACTGTTCGAGTTAAAAGTGACCCAAATAAGAACCTCAATTCTATTTCCAAATAAAAGGATTTTCAATTTTTAGGTATGCTTAAAACCGCTATATTTATGACTTAATTGAGCAGTTTGATTAGTTTTTAGACAAACTGCCGTTAGCACTAATTATAGAAAACTATGCTCAAATACTTAATCAATTTTACAGTTTTGCTAATAGGGATTGTAATTGGGATAAACATTACAAAGCACATTTGGGGAGTCAGTAAGCTTAATAGTGAAAAGGAGTTTTTAGAAAAAAAGAATTCAGAATTAGTTGAAATAATCACTGATAATTCCAAGATGTTATATCTATTAAATAGCTATAATTCAAGTGTAATTGGAAAAAAGGAAGTATTGGAGAATATAGGTAATCTAATCTTAGATATTAATCAAAAACAGGACTCTGGTTACTTTTGTGGATATAGAGTTCAGAATATTGATTTTGGTTCAATAGATAATTCACAGAAAACAGATTTTTTGAGATATACTACCATGATTCAAGAATATGGAATTGCATGGGACTATCTTTTACCAAAGGAACTAACTTCAGTTATTATTGAGCCCAAAGCAAAAAGAATTAGCAAATAACTAGCCCTAACAAAAGCTAAATTATCATGGACGCTGATGAGCAGTTTGAAAGCTTAGTTCAATCTAATGAAAAAATGCATTAGCAATGGTGTTATGTAATTAGTTAAAATGAATTCTTATTTTTGAACATTAATAAATTTAGTTATGAAAACGACTATTAAGATTATAATAGTGTTGCCTTGCATTCTGTTATTCTCATTTTCAAAATCAAATAACCAAGACAATATAATCGTCAAAAATGAAAAAGTCGAATTGGCTGGCACTGGTTTTAAATTTACCGAAGGTCCAGCTGTAAATTCAAAAGGACAGGTTTATTTTACAGATCAGCCCAACGACAGAATTCATATTTGGGATCAGAAAAAAGGCATTTCACTTTATTTAGAAGGCACTAAAAGGTCAAACGGAATGTACTTTAATGCAAAAAAACAATTGGTTGCATGTGCCGATGAGAACAATCAACTTGTCTATTTCGACGAAGACAAAAAACCTCATGTAATTATTGAAAATTTTGAAGGCAAACATCTAAACGCCCCAAACGATTTATGGATTGAGCCAAGTGGAGGTATCTATTTTACAGATCCGTATTATCACAGAAAATGGTGGGATAAAAATCACAAGGAGATTCAAGATACGCCTGGAGTCTATTATTTGAATTCAAATGAA contains:
- a CDS encoding SMP-30/gluconolactonase/LRE family protein gives rise to the protein MKTTIKIIIVLPCILLFSFSKSNNQDNIIVKNEKVELAGTGFKFTEGPAVNSKGQVYFTDQPNDRIHIWDQKKGISLYLEGTKRSNGMYFNAKKQLVACADENNQLVYFDEDKKPHVIIENFEGKHLNAPNDLWIEPSGGIYFTDPYYHRKWWDKNHKEIQDTPGVYYLNSNEKLTRVINDFKKPNGIIGTPDGKVLYVADIKDKKIWRFKIESGGNLSDKTFFAPHGSDGMTIDSRGNVYLTSGKIWVYNPEGKLIKEIETPENPSNVCFGGKKRNILFITARTSVYTLKMKVKGVD